A genomic stretch from Streptomyces venezuelae ATCC 10712 includes:
- the iolC gene encoding 5-dehydro-2-deoxygluconokinase: MGRLGVDLYPLQTGVGLDRVETFAKFLGGSPANVAVAAARLGRRTALVSRTGADPFGGYLRRELKGFGVDDRWVTEVEEHPTPLTFCALFPPDDFPLTFYRRPHAPDLEIHPHELDLDAIRAARVFWATGTGLCAEPSRTATLEALRARAGREVTVLDLDWRPMFWADPASARPYYAQALRHATVAVGNLDECEVATGEREPYAAARALLATGAVRLAVVKRGPEGVLALAADGTAAEVPPLPVEVVNGLGAGDAFGGALVHGLLAGEELGTTLRRANAAGSIVAGRLACSAAMPYAAEIDEALATGSGTLPEKG, translated from the coding sequence ATGGGGCGCCTCGGCGTGGACCTGTACCCGCTCCAGACCGGCGTCGGGCTCGACCGCGTCGAGACCTTCGCCAAGTTCCTCGGCGGCTCCCCGGCCAACGTCGCCGTCGCCGCCGCCCGCCTGGGCCGTCGCACCGCCCTCGTCTCCCGCACCGGCGCCGACCCCTTCGGCGGCTATCTGCGCCGCGAACTCAAGGGGTTCGGGGTGGACGACCGCTGGGTGACCGAGGTCGAGGAGCACCCCACCCCCCTCACCTTCTGCGCCCTCTTCCCGCCCGACGACTTCCCCCTCACCTTCTACCGCCGCCCCCACGCCCCCGACCTGGAGATCCACCCGCACGAGCTGGACCTGGACGCGATCCGCGCCGCCCGGGTCTTCTGGGCCACCGGCACCGGACTCTGCGCCGAACCCAGCCGTACGGCGACCCTGGAGGCGCTGCGGGCCAGGGCCGGCCGCGAGGTGACGGTCCTCGACCTGGACTGGCGGCCGATGTTCTGGGCGGACCCCGCGTCGGCCCGCCCGTACTACGCGCAGGCGCTGCGGCACGCGACCGTCGCCGTCGGCAACCTCGACGAGTGCGAGGTCGCGACCGGGGAGCGCGAACCGTACGCCGCCGCCCGGGCCCTGCTCGCGACCGGCGCCGTCCGGCTCGCCGTCGTGAAACGGGGCCCCGAGGGCGTCCTCGCGCTCGCCGCCGACGGGACGGCCGCCGAGGTGCCGCCGCTGCCGGTGGAGGTGGTCAACGGCCTCGGCGCGGGCGACGCGTTCGGCGGGGCCCTCGTCCACGGCCTGCTCGCCGGCGAGGAGCTCGGCACGACCCTGCGCCGGGCCAACGCCGCCGGGTCGATCGTCGCCGGCCGGCTCGCCTGCTCCGCCGCCATGCCGTACGCCGCCGAGATCGACGAGGCCCTCGCCACGGGCTCCGGCACCCTGCCGGAAAAGGGGTAG
- a CDS encoding sugar phosphate isomerase/epimerase family protein encodes MTTPSPQPPPPASRIRIGSAPDSWGVWFPDDPRQVPWQRFLDEVSGAGYGWIELGPYGYLPTDPALLTEETTRRGLRVSAGTVFTGLHRGPEVWDRTWAHVAENAALAQAMGAGHLVVIPAFWRDDRTGEVLEDRTLTAGQWRDLTRLTERLGREVRERYGLRVVVHPHADTHLDDEESVTRFLDATDPEAVSLCLDTGHYAYAGGDSVKLIETYGERIGYLHLKQVDPEVLARVVAEGVPFGPAVARGVMCEPPAGVPALEPVLAAASALDVDLFAIVEQDMYPCDPDAPYPIALRTRRFLRSCGV; translated from the coding sequence ATGACGACGCCGTCACCGCAGCCGCCCCCGCCCGCGTCCCGTATCCGGATCGGCTCCGCGCCGGACTCCTGGGGGGTGTGGTTCCCCGACGATCCCCGGCAGGTGCCCTGGCAGCGCTTCCTCGACGAGGTGTCGGGAGCGGGGTACGGGTGGATCGAGCTCGGTCCGTACGGCTATCTGCCCACCGATCCGGCCCTCCTGACGGAGGAGACCACCCGGCGCGGTCTCAGGGTCTCGGCGGGGACGGTCTTCACCGGGCTGCACCGCGGCCCCGAGGTCTGGGACCGTACCTGGGCGCACGTCGCGGAGAACGCCGCCCTCGCGCAGGCCATGGGCGCGGGCCATCTCGTGGTGATCCCGGCCTTCTGGCGCGACGACCGGACGGGCGAGGTCCTTGAGGACCGGACGCTGACCGCCGGGCAGTGGCGGGACCTGACCCGGCTCACCGAGCGCCTCGGCCGGGAGGTGCGCGAGCGGTACGGGCTGCGGGTGGTGGTGCATCCGCACGCGGACACGCACCTGGACGACGAGGAGAGCGTGACGCGGTTCCTGGACGCCACCGACCCGGAGGCGGTGTCGCTCTGTCTGGACACCGGGCACTACGCGTACGCCGGCGGGGACAGCGTGAAGCTGATCGAGACGTACGGCGAGCGGATCGGCTACCTCCATCTGAAGCAGGTGGACCCGGAGGTGCTGGCCCGGGTGGTGGCCGAGGGGGTGCCGTTCGGTCCGGCGGTGGCGCGGGGCGTGATGTGCGAGCCGCCGGCGGGGGTGCCCGCGCTCGAACCGGTCCTGGCGGCCGCGTCGGCGCTGGACGTGGACCTGTTCGCGATCGTCGAGCAGGACATGTATCCGTGCGACCCGGACGCCCCGTACCCGATCGCGCTCCGGACCCGGCGCTTCCTTCGCTCCTGCGGCGTGTGA
- a CDS encoding helix-turn-helix transcriptional regulator, with translation MTDRRLWSYKDIAAHIRVQPDTVRSYRKHGLLPAPDHVESGKPYWYADTIRAWVASRPGNRGRRD, from the coding sequence ATGACGGACAGAAGGCTCTGGTCGTACAAGGACATCGCCGCGCACATCCGGGTCCAGCCCGACACGGTCCGCTCCTACCGGAAGCACGGCCTGCTGCCGGCCCCCGACCACGTCGAGTCGGGCAAGCCCTACTGGTACGCGGACACGATCCGCGCCTGGGTCGCCAGCCGCCCCGGCAACCGGGGCCGCCGCGACTGA
- a CDS encoding MMPL family transporter, with protein sequence MAEVKKSAPGGGATAQRAGSGGWTRFVTARPRLTLLVALVLTALAVLAGGGVADRMGSGGWEDPAAESTYATEALARQFPGSQPNLILLVDAGAAGADAPAVAAQARKLAERLDAEPGVDGVGSYWSTGSPALRSEDGRKAVIAARIAGEEKDAAAVLDRIAPEYRGTHGPVEVSLGGGLAVRHEMQTVIQEDLLRAELIALPLTLVLLVMVFGSAVAALLPLGVGIVAILGTNAVLRGITEFTDVSVFAQNLTTALGLGLAIDYALFVVRRYREELATGADTYTAVRTTLRTAGRTVLFSALTVAVSLAAMLVFPQYFLRSFAYAGIAVVLLAATAALTLLPAALVLLGDRVNALDLRRLLRRGRASGRKADGGEGAGGEGAGWGRATALVMRRAPVFAVLTTAGLVLLGLPFLGVRFGTADDRQLPATASSRVVQDQLRDGFPGDPGGGITVLAEGAATPAQYADYRERIAGLDGVARADGPVTAGGGRAYFTVVPDGEAVGPDAQRTVTELRAEPAPFDTSVTGQAAVLVDSKDALAERLPWAAAIIVLVTLLLVFLLTGSVLIPVQAVVLNALSLTAMFGAVVWVFQDGHLAGFLGFTPTGDIETTLPVLMFCVAFGLSMDYGVFLLSRVKEEYDRTGEHEHSVRFGLRHTGGLITAAAVILAVVMVAIGTSRVTNTKMLGLGVALAVLMDAMVVRSLLVPAVMKLTGRLTWWAPGPLRRFHDRFGISESDAYNPGPTPDVEEVSETRREMTSLRP encoded by the coding sequence ATGGCCGAAGTCAAGAAATCAGCACCCGGAGGGGGAGCCACCGCCCAGCGGGCGGGCTCCGGCGGCTGGACGCGGTTCGTGACCGCCCGCCCCCGCCTCACCCTGCTCGTCGCCCTCGTCCTCACCGCCCTCGCCGTCCTGGCCGGCGGCGGGGTCGCGGACCGGATGGGCAGCGGCGGCTGGGAGGACCCGGCCGCCGAGTCCACGTACGCGACCGAGGCGCTCGCCCGGCAGTTCCCCGGCTCCCAGCCGAACCTGATCCTGCTCGTCGACGCCGGAGCGGCCGGGGCGGACGCCCCGGCGGTCGCCGCCCAGGCCCGGAAGCTCGCCGAGCGGCTCGACGCCGAGCCCGGCGTCGACGGCGTCGGGTCCTACTGGTCCACCGGCTCGCCCGCGCTCCGCTCCGAGGACGGCCGCAAGGCCGTGATCGCCGCCCGGATCGCCGGCGAGGAGAAGGACGCCGCGGCCGTCCTCGACCGGATCGCCCCCGAGTACCGGGGCACGCACGGCCCCGTCGAGGTCTCCCTGGGCGGCGGCCTCGCCGTACGCCACGAGATGCAGACCGTCATCCAGGAGGACCTGCTGCGGGCCGAGCTCATCGCCCTGCCCCTCACCCTCGTCCTGCTCGTCATGGTCTTCGGCAGCGCGGTGGCCGCCCTGCTGCCGCTCGGCGTCGGCATCGTCGCCATCCTCGGCACCAACGCCGTGCTGCGCGGCATCACCGAGTTCACCGACGTCTCCGTCTTCGCGCAGAACCTGACGACCGCCCTCGGGCTCGGACTCGCCATCGACTACGCCCTGTTCGTCGTCCGCCGCTACCGCGAGGAACTCGCCACCGGCGCCGACACGTACACCGCCGTCCGCACCACCCTGCGCACCGCCGGACGGACCGTGCTCTTCTCCGCCCTGACCGTCGCCGTCTCACTGGCCGCGATGCTGGTCTTCCCGCAGTACTTCCTGCGCTCCTTCGCGTACGCGGGGATAGCCGTGGTCCTGCTCGCCGCCACCGCCGCGCTCACCCTCCTCCCGGCGGCCCTCGTCCTGCTCGGCGACCGGGTCAACGCCCTCGACCTGCGCCGCCTGCTCCGGCGCGGCCGAGCGTCCGGCCGGAAGGCCGACGGCGGCGAGGGCGCCGGCGGCGAGGGCGCCGGCTGGGGGCGGGCCACCGCGCTCGTGATGCGCAGGGCGCCCGTCTTCGCCGTCCTCACCACGGCCGGCCTCGTCCTCCTCGGACTGCCCTTCCTGGGCGTGAGGTTCGGCACCGCCGACGACCGCCAGCTGCCCGCCACCGCCTCCTCCCGGGTCGTCCAGGACCAGCTGCGGGACGGCTTCCCCGGCGACCCCGGCGGCGGCATCACCGTCCTCGCCGAAGGCGCGGCCACCCCCGCGCAGTACGCGGACTACCGCGAGCGGATCGCCGGCCTCGACGGGGTCGCCCGCGCCGACGGACCCGTCACCGCCGGCGGCGGCCGGGCCTACTTCACCGTCGTCCCCGACGGCGAGGCCGTCGGCCCCGACGCCCAGCGGACCGTGACCGAACTGCGGGCCGAACCCGCCCCGTTCGACACCTCCGTGACCGGCCAGGCCGCCGTCCTCGTCGACTCCAAGGACGCCCTCGCCGAACGGCTGCCCTGGGCCGCGGCGATCATCGTCCTCGTCACGCTGCTCCTGGTCTTCCTGCTCACCGGCAGCGTCCTCATCCCCGTCCAGGCCGTCGTCCTCAACGCCCTCAGCCTCACCGCGATGTTCGGCGCGGTGGTCTGGGTCTTCCAGGACGGGCACCTGGCCGGATTCCTCGGCTTCACCCCCACCGGCGACATCGAGACGACCCTGCCGGTGCTCATGTTCTGCGTGGCCTTCGGACTCTCCATGGACTACGGGGTGTTCCTGCTCTCCCGCGTCAAGGAGGAGTACGACCGCACCGGCGAGCACGAGCACTCCGTCCGCTTCGGCCTGCGCCACACCGGCGGCCTCATCACCGCCGCCGCCGTGATCCTCGCCGTCGTGATGGTCGCCATCGGCACCTCCCGCGTCACCAACACCAAGATGCTCGGCCTCGGTGTCGCCCTCGCCGTCCTCATGGACGCCATGGTGGTCCGCAGCCTCCTCGTCCCCGCCGTGATGAAACTGACCGGCCGCCTCACCTGGTGGGCCCCCGGCCCGCTGCGCCGCTTCCACGACCGCTTCGGCATCAGCGAGTCGGACGCGTACAACCCCGGACCGACCCCGGACGTCGAAGAGGTGTCCGAGACACGACGGGAGATGACCTCCCTGCGCCCATGA
- a CDS encoding TetR/AcrR family transcriptional regulator produces the protein MSDDRSAVRSDDRPEEPKPPRRQARGERRITQLLQAAAKVFCANGYTASSTNAIAREAHVSPGTLYQYFPNKEAIAIELGERLLHEMREAHGQAFTPANLSLPLPGLLDAVVDPMIEFNCANPAFLALMHGSDVPGRIAEEHDELHATLLTRVQEVIAHYAPTLPPEDRLRTANMTFAAFKGGLDLVLAAPEGAERDAMVAELKTLLLRYLSPLVEESPAGGPPAAGPPAGRPVTTTPSR, from the coding sequence ATGTCCGACGACAGGTCAGCCGTCAGGTCCGATGACCGGCCCGAGGAGCCGAAGCCGCCCCGCCGCCAGGCACGCGGCGAGCGGCGCATCACCCAGCTGCTCCAGGCCGCCGCGAAGGTCTTCTGCGCCAACGGCTACACGGCGTCCAGCACCAACGCGATCGCCCGCGAGGCGCACGTCTCGCCCGGCACCCTCTACCAGTACTTCCCGAACAAGGAAGCCATCGCGATCGAGCTCGGCGAGCGCCTGCTGCACGAGATGCGGGAGGCCCACGGCCAGGCGTTCACCCCGGCGAACCTCTCCCTGCCGCTGCCCGGGCTGCTGGACGCCGTGGTCGACCCGATGATCGAGTTCAACTGCGCCAACCCGGCCTTCCTCGCCCTGATGCACGGCTCCGACGTCCCCGGCCGGATCGCGGAGGAGCACGACGAACTGCACGCGACCCTCCTCACCCGCGTGCAGGAGGTGATCGCCCACTACGCGCCCACACTTCCCCCCGAGGACCGCCTCCGGACCGCGAACATGACCTTCGCCGCCTTCAAGGGGGGCCTCGACCTCGTCCTCGCCGCACCCGAGGGGGCCGAACGGGACGCCATGGTGGCCGAGTTGAAGACGCTCCTGCTGCGCTACCTGTCCCCGCTGGTCGAGGAGTCACCGGCCGGCGGACCCCCGGCCGCAGGACCCCCGGCCGGACGGCCGGTCACCACGACTCCGAGCCGCTGA
- a CDS encoding cation:proton antiporter, whose protein sequence is MSHSGITLILIMTIAVLAPLLAYLAGRWLPVPLVIFEILLGIVVGPDVLDWARSDALIDGLSQLGLTMLIFLAGYEIEFGKIRGDTLNRSVRAWLIALVLGLGTGVLLAGGWTKGVFVGVALTSTALGTVLPVLRDEGDLHGRFGSVVMAFGAVGEFGPIIAMALLLSGRGAGESTVLLAVFAALTAGAVFWALRPRPPWFSRIIAKTLHSSGQFAVRFVFLLLALMLGASQALGLDILLGAFAAGLITRLVLTGAAPESGPRILEKIEGVGFGFLVPVFFVVTGIEFDLDSLLEGGRTLVLLPVFLLLFLVVRGGPIWFLAPRDLGRGDRGALVLYGSTALPLVVAITTIGVDDKAMTAGEAAALVGAAMVSVLVFPLIALKSRSGAKARPSEELSGSESW, encoded by the coding sequence ATGTCGCATTCGGGGATCACGCTCATCCTGATCATGACGATCGCCGTCCTGGCCCCCCTGCTCGCCTACCTGGCCGGACGGTGGCTCCCCGTCCCCCTCGTCATCTTCGAGATCCTGCTGGGCATCGTCGTCGGCCCCGACGTCCTGGACTGGGCCCGCTCCGACGCGCTGATCGACGGCCTCTCGCAGCTCGGCCTCACCATGCTGATCTTCCTCGCGGGGTACGAGATCGAGTTCGGCAAGATCCGCGGCGACACCCTCAACCGCTCCGTCCGGGCCTGGCTGATCGCCCTCGTGCTCGGCCTCGGCACCGGCGTCCTGCTCGCCGGCGGCTGGACCAAGGGCGTCTTCGTCGGAGTCGCCCTCACCAGCACCGCGCTCGGCACCGTGCTGCCCGTCCTCAGGGACGAGGGCGACCTCCACGGACGGTTCGGATCGGTCGTCATGGCCTTCGGCGCGGTCGGCGAGTTCGGCCCGATCATCGCGATGGCCCTGCTGCTCAGCGGGCGCGGCGCGGGCGAGTCGACCGTGCTCCTCGCGGTCTTCGCCGCGCTCACCGCCGGCGCGGTGTTCTGGGCGCTCCGGCCGCGCCCGCCGTGGTTCTCCCGGATCATCGCCAAGACCCTGCACAGCAGCGGGCAGTTCGCGGTGCGGTTCGTCTTCCTGCTGCTCGCCCTCATGCTGGGCGCCTCGCAGGCCCTCGGCCTCGACATCCTCCTCGGCGCCTTCGCCGCCGGGCTCATCACCCGGCTGGTCCTCACCGGGGCCGCGCCCGAGTCGGGGCCGCGGATCCTGGAGAAGATCGAGGGCGTCGGCTTCGGCTTCCTCGTCCCGGTCTTCTTCGTGGTCACCGGGATCGAGTTCGACCTGGACTCGCTCCTCGAAGGGGGCAGGACCCTGGTCCTGCTGCCGGTCTTCCTGCTGCTCTTCCTGGTGGTGCGCGGCGGGCCGATCTGGTTCCTCGCGCCGCGCGACCTCGGCCGCGGGGACCGGGGCGCGCTCGTGCTCTACGGCTCCACGGCGCTGCCGCTGGTCGTCGCGATCACCACCATCGGCGTGGACGACAAGGCGATGACGGCGGGGGAGGCCGCGGCGCTCGTCGGGGCGGCCATGGTGTCCGTCCTCGTCTTCCCGCTGATCGCGCTGAAGTCGCGGTCGGGGGCGAAGGCGCGGCCGTCCGAGGAGCTCAGCGGCTCGGAGTCGTGGTGA
- a CDS encoding heavy-metal-associated domain-containing protein — protein MSAETKTELTTVYQVKGMTCGHCEGAVSSEISEIPGVSAVTAVAKTGEVTVVSDAPLDREAVAAAVDEAGYELV, from the coding sequence ATGTCCGCAGAGACGAAGACCGAACTCACCACCGTCTACCAGGTCAAGGGCATGACCTGCGGCCACTGCGAGGGCGCGGTCTCGAGCGAGATCTCCGAGATCCCCGGCGTCTCCGCGGTCACGGCCGTCGCCAAGACCGGCGAGGTCACCGTCGTCTCCGACGCCCCCCTCGACCGCGAGGCCGTCGCCGCCGCCGTGGACGAGGCCGGCTACGAGCTGGTCTGA
- a CDS encoding heavy metal translocating P-type ATPase has protein sequence MPSTTVTELTIGGMTCASCAARIEKKLNRLDGVTATVNYATEKAHVEHTPDVDVDALIATVVKTGYTADVPLPPAPEQQEEAAQDPELAALRQRLTVSALLAAPVVLLAMVPSLQFDNWQWLSLTLAAPVVVWGGLPFHRATWTNLRHGAATMDTLVSVGTLAAFGWSLWALFLGDAGMPGMRHGFDLTVDRSAASSAIYLEVAAGVVTFILLGRYLEARAKRKAGTALRALMELGAKDVAVLRAGTEVRVPVTALRTGDLFVVRPGEKIATDGTVTEGASAVDASLLTGESLPLDVTEGSPVTGGCVNVSGRLVVRATRVGADTRLARMAKLVEDAQNGKADVQRLADRISAVFVPVVLLLALGTLVTWLLLTDDPTASFTAAVAVLIIACPCALGLATPTALMVGTGRGAQLGILIKGPEVLESTRRVDTVVLDKTGTVTTGRMRLAGVRVYGGKYGTDATDETELLRLAGALEHSSEHPVARAVATAAAARCGELPVPKTFENVPGLGVRGSVDGHLVLVGRAALLTTEGVTVPAGAEPGAVHVAWDGVARGTLTVRDTVKDTSAEAVTRLRALGLRPVLLTGDHRAEAEAVAAEVGIDEVIAEVLPEEKAEVVRRLQAEGRTVAMVGDGVNDAAALATADLGLAMGTGTDAAIEASDLTLVRGDLRVAADAIRLARRTLATIKGNLGWAFGYNLAALPLAAAGFLNPMIAGLAMAFSSVFVVSNSLRLRRFT, from the coding sequence ATGCCAAGCACCACGGTCACCGAGCTGACGATCGGCGGAATGACCTGCGCCTCCTGCGCCGCCCGCATCGAGAAGAAGCTCAACCGGCTGGACGGCGTCACCGCCACCGTCAACTACGCCACCGAGAAGGCGCACGTCGAGCACACGCCGGACGTCGACGTCGACGCGCTGATCGCCACCGTCGTGAAGACCGGCTACACCGCGGACGTACCCCTGCCACCGGCACCGGAGCAGCAGGAAGAGGCGGCACAGGACCCCGAGCTCGCCGCCCTCCGGCAGCGGCTCACCGTCTCCGCGCTCCTCGCCGCGCCCGTCGTCCTGCTCGCCATGGTCCCGAGCCTCCAGTTCGACAACTGGCAGTGGCTCTCCCTCACCCTCGCCGCTCCCGTCGTCGTCTGGGGCGGACTGCCCTTCCACCGGGCCACCTGGACCAACCTCCGGCACGGCGCCGCCACCATGGACACCCTCGTCTCGGTCGGCACCCTCGCCGCCTTCGGCTGGTCGCTCTGGGCACTCTTCCTCGGCGACGCCGGCATGCCCGGCATGCGGCACGGCTTCGACCTGACCGTCGACCGCTCCGCCGCCTCCTCCGCGATCTACCTGGAGGTCGCCGCCGGAGTCGTCACCTTCATCCTCCTCGGCCGCTACCTGGAGGCCCGCGCCAAGCGCAAGGCCGGCACCGCCCTGCGGGCCCTGATGGAACTCGGCGCCAAGGACGTGGCCGTGCTGCGCGCGGGGACGGAGGTACGGGTCCCGGTCACCGCCCTGCGGACCGGCGACCTCTTCGTCGTACGGCCCGGGGAGAAGATCGCCACCGACGGCACCGTCACCGAGGGCGCCTCCGCCGTCGACGCCTCCCTGCTCACCGGCGAATCCCTGCCGCTCGACGTCACCGAGGGCAGCCCCGTCACCGGCGGCTGCGTCAACGTCTCCGGCCGGCTCGTCGTCCGCGCCACCCGCGTCGGCGCCGACACCCGGCTCGCCCGGATGGCCAAGCTCGTCGAGGACGCCCAGAACGGCAAGGCCGACGTGCAGCGGCTCGCCGACCGGATCTCCGCCGTCTTCGTGCCCGTCGTCCTGCTCCTCGCGCTCGGCACCCTCGTCACCTGGCTGCTGCTCACCGACGACCCGACGGCCTCCTTCACCGCCGCCGTCGCCGTCCTGATCATCGCCTGCCCCTGCGCCCTGGGCCTCGCCACCCCCACCGCCCTCATGGTCGGCACCGGCCGCGGCGCCCAGCTCGGCATCCTCATCAAGGGACCCGAGGTCCTGGAGTCCACCCGCCGCGTCGACACCGTCGTCCTCGACAAGACGGGGACGGTCACCACCGGCCGGATGCGACTGGCCGGTGTGCGGGTGTACGGCGGGAAGTACGGCACCGACGCCACCGACGAGACCGAACTGCTCCGGCTGGCCGGAGCCCTGGAGCACTCCTCCGAACACCCGGTGGCCCGCGCCGTCGCTACCGCCGCCGCCGCGCGCTGCGGGGAACTCCCCGTACCCAAGACCTTCGAGAACGTCCCCGGACTCGGCGTACGCGGCTCGGTCGACGGCCACCTCGTCCTCGTCGGCCGCGCGGCACTGCTCACCACGGAGGGCGTCACCGTGCCGGCGGGGGCGGAGCCCGGCGCCGTCCACGTCGCCTGGGACGGCGTCGCCCGCGGCACCCTGACCGTCCGGGACACCGTCAAGGACACCAGCGCGGAGGCCGTCACCCGGCTGCGCGCCCTGGGACTGCGCCCGGTCCTCCTCACCGGCGACCACCGGGCGGAGGCGGAGGCCGTCGCGGCGGAGGTCGGCATCGACGAGGTGATCGCGGAGGTCCTCCCTGAGGAGAAGGCCGAAGTGGTCCGGCGGCTCCAGGCGGAGGGCCGGACGGTCGCGATGGTCGGCGACGGGGTGAACGACGCGGCCGCGCTCGCGACGGCGGACCTGGGCCTGGCGATGGGGACGGGCACGGACGCGGCGATCGAGGCGAGCGATCTGACCCTGGTACGGGGCGACCTGCGGGTCGCGGCCGACGCCATCCGGCTCGCCCGCCGCACCCTGGCGACGATCAAGGGCAACCTCGGCTGGGCCTTCGGCTACAACCTGGCGGCCCTGCCGCTGGCGGCGGCCGGATTCCTCAACCCGATGATCGCCGGACTCGCCATGGCCTTTTCGTCCGTCTTCGTCGTATCCAACAGCCTTCGTCTGCGGCGCTTCACGTGA
- a CDS encoding citrate synthase, whose translation MSDNSVVLRYADGEYTYPVVESTVGDKGFDIGKLRAQTGLVTLDSGYGNTAAYKSAITYLDGEQGILRYRGYPIEQLAERSTFLEVAYLLINGELPKVDELATFKNEITQHTLVHEDVKNFFRGFPRDAHPMAMLSSVVSALSTFYQDSHNPFDEQQRHLSTIRLLAKLPTIAAYAYKKSIGHPFVYPRNDLGYVENFLRMTFSVPAQEYDLDPVVVSALDKLLILHADHEQNCSTSTVRLVGSSQANMFASISAGISALWGPLHGGANQSVLEMLEGIQANGGDVDSFIRKVKNKEDGVRLMGFGHRVYKSFDPRAKIIKAAAHDVLSALGKSDELLDIALKLEEHALSDEYFVSRNLYPNVDFYTGLIYRAMGFPTEMFTVLFALGRLPGWIAQWHEMIKEPGSRIGRPRQIYTGEVLRDFVPVEAR comes from the coding sequence GTGAGCGACAACTCTGTAGTACTGCGGTACGCGGACGGTGAATACACCTACCCGGTGGTCGAGAGCACCGTCGGCGACAAGGGCTTCGACATCGGGAAACTCCGAGCCCAGACCGGTCTGGTCACCCTGGACAGCGGATACGGCAACACCGCCGCCTATAAATCCGCGATCACCTACCTCGACGGTGAGCAGGGGATTCTGCGGTACCGCGGCTACCCCATCGAGCAGCTGGCCGAGCGCTCCACCTTCCTTGAGGTGGCGTACCTGCTGATCAACGGCGAGCTTCCCAAGGTCGACGAGCTGGCGACCTTCAAGAACGAGATCACGCAGCACACGCTGGTCCACGAGGACGTCAAGAACTTCTTCCGCGGTTTCCCGCGGGACGCCCACCCGATGGCGATGCTGTCCTCGGTGGTCTCCGCGCTGTCCACCTTCTACCAGGACAGCCACAACCCGTTCGACGAGCAGCAGCGTCACCTCTCCACGATCCGGCTGCTCGCCAAGCTGCCGACGATCGCGGCGTACGCGTACAAGAAGTCGATCGGTCACCCCTTCGTCTACCCGCGCAACGACCTCGGGTACGTCGAGAACTTCCTGCGCATGACCTTCTCGGTCCCGGCGCAGGAGTACGACCTGGACCCGGTCGTCGTCTCCGCGCTCGACAAGCTGCTGATCCTGCACGCGGACCACGAGCAGAACTGCTCGACCTCCACCGTGCGTCTGGTCGGCTCCTCGCAGGCCAACATGTTCGCCTCGATCTCCGCCGGCATCTCGGCCCTGTGGGGCCCCCTGCACGGTGGCGCCAACCAGTCGGTCCTGGAGATGCTGGAAGGCATCCAGGCCAACGGCGGCGATGTCGACTCCTTCATCCGCAAGGTGAAGAACAAGGAGGACGGCGTCCGCCTGATGGGCTTCGGCCACCGGGTGTACAAGTCCTTCGACCCGCGCGCCAAGATCATCAAGGCGGCGGCGCACGACGTCCTCTCGGCCCTCGGCAAGTCCGACGAGCTCCTGGACATCGCGCTCAAGCTGGAGGAGCACGCGCTCTCCGACGAGTACTTCGTCTCGCGCAACCTCTACCCGAACGTGGACTTCTACACGGGCCTCATCTACCGCGCGATGGGCTTCCCGACCGAGATGTTCACCGTCCTCTTCGCGCTCGGCCGGCTCCCCGGCTGGATCGCCCAGTGGCACGAGATGATCAAGGAGCCGGGCTCCCGCATCGGCCGCCCGCGCCAGATCTACACCGGCGAGGTCCTCCGCGACTTCGTCCCGGTCGAGGCGCGCTAG